The following coding sequences are from one Novipirellula caenicola window:
- a CDS encoding AAA domain-containing protein, which translates to MSSRSGQSRPRRGSSRPAVSGSGTFGGGLKGVRDCMTPEDYFGVLEHWLALEGEAERARMAVRRQMRSQRDVESTGETLVSLQMSDHKTGLAGRLLLDFVKPHGNPLPMNRLKVGSPVVVSDWSDASDEGIAGVVSRRKHNTIQVATEQWPSGSTFRIDLSPDETTRRRQLAAMAKAQVATARTGRLRDALLGFRPIRFADLPDVQFLTDLNPPQQDAVRFALSAQDVAILHGPPGTGKTTTIAEVIYQAVARGERVLACAPSNTAVDNLLERLVAIMPNVLRVGHPARVFESLRGHTLDELVDADPSTEIVRDMRRELEHLMRAAAKKPRGREGYRRKGELYAEAGQLRGQIRSLERSVIRSVIDSSDVVCTTTTIDDELLYDQNFDLVVIDEACQCTQPSVWQAVLRAERLVLAGDHCQLPPTVLSDEASREGMKESLMQLLVEREGESVFRRLVVQYRMNETIMNFSSEEFYEGTLIADASVRSHQLSDLPEVVESELTTQPIEFIDTAGAEFDEALEPDGQSKLNPKEANLIVRLIHEFLEAGVQPEQIAVIAPYAAQVRLLRSRLELPELEIDTVDGFQGREKEVVLLTMVRSNDRAEIGFLSDTRRTNVALTRARRKMIMVGDSATLASHDFYASLLKYFEDADAYKSVWQYGDV; encoded by the coding sequence ATGTCGTCTCGTTCTGGCCAATCTCGTCCGCGTCGCGGATCCTCACGTCCTGCGGTTTCAGGGTCCGGCACGTTTGGTGGCGGATTAAAAGGGGTGAGGGATTGCATGACCCCCGAAGACTATTTCGGCGTTTTGGAGCACTGGCTTGCGTTGGAAGGCGAAGCCGAACGCGCCCGAATGGCGGTGCGTCGGCAAATGCGGTCACAACGAGACGTGGAAAGTACCGGGGAAACCCTCGTTTCGCTACAGATGTCCGATCACAAAACGGGGCTGGCGGGCCGATTGTTGCTGGATTTCGTCAAACCGCACGGCAACCCATTACCAATGAACCGCTTAAAAGTCGGTTCCCCCGTTGTCGTCTCGGACTGGTCCGATGCGTCCGATGAGGGCATCGCGGGAGTCGTCAGCCGCCGCAAACACAACACGATCCAGGTGGCGACCGAGCAGTGGCCATCCGGGTCGACGTTTCGCATCGATCTGTCGCCTGATGAAACCACACGTCGACGCCAATTAGCGGCAATGGCCAAGGCGCAAGTCGCGACCGCTCGGACCGGCCGTCTGCGGGACGCGCTGTTGGGGTTTCGCCCGATTCGGTTTGCGGATTTGCCTGATGTCCAATTTCTGACCGATTTGAATCCGCCTCAACAAGACGCGGTTCGTTTTGCGTTGTCGGCTCAAGACGTCGCGATTTTGCATGGGCCTCCGGGGACCGGAAAAACGACGACGATCGCTGAGGTCATCTATCAAGCCGTCGCACGCGGCGAACGTGTGTTGGCGTGTGCGCCGAGCAACACCGCAGTCGATAATCTTCTCGAACGCTTGGTGGCGATCATGCCCAACGTGTTGCGAGTCGGTCATCCGGCGCGAGTGTTTGAATCGCTTCGAGGGCATACGCTCGATGAACTGGTGGATGCCGATCCCTCGACCGAAATCGTTCGCGATATGCGTCGTGAGCTCGAGCATTTGATGCGGGCGGCAGCAAAGAAACCACGAGGCCGCGAAGGTTATCGGCGGAAAGGGGAATTGTATGCCGAAGCGGGACAATTACGCGGCCAAATCCGTTCACTTGAACGCAGCGTTATCCGTAGCGTGATCGATTCGTCGGACGTCGTATGCACAACCACCACGATCGATGATGAATTGTTGTACGACCAAAATTTTGACTTGGTCGTGATCGACGAAGCATGCCAATGCACCCAACCCAGCGTGTGGCAAGCCGTGCTGCGAGCGGAGCGTTTGGTTTTGGCTGGCGACCATTGCCAATTGCCGCCCACGGTGCTTAGCGACGAAGCATCGCGCGAAGGAATGAAGGAATCGTTGATGCAGTTGCTCGTCGAACGCGAAGGCGAATCGGTGTTCCGCCGCTTGGTGGTCCAGTACCGGATGAACGAAACGATCATGAATTTTTCGTCCGAAGAATTTTATGAGGGCACCTTGATCGCTGATGCTTCGGTTCGTTCGCACCAGCTCAGCGATTTGCCCGAGGTGGTTGAAAGCGAATTGACCACCCAGCCGATCGAGTTCATCGACACCGCCGGAGCCGAGTTTGACGAAGCGCTCGAACCCGATGGGCAGAGCAAGTTGAATCCGAAAGAAGCTAATTTGATCGTTCGTTTGATTCATGAGTTTCTTGAAGCCGGAGTCCAGCCCGAGCAGATCGCCGTGATCGCTCCCTACGCGGCTCAGGTGCGACTGTTGCGTTCGCGTTTAGAGTTGCCCGAACTCGAAATCGATACCGTCGACGGTTTTCAAGGTCGCGAGAAAGAGGTGGTACTGTTGACGATGGTCCGCAGCAACGATCGAGCTGAGATCGGATTTTTGAGTGATACCCGGCGGACCAACGTCGCGCTGACGCGAGCGCGTCGCAAAATGATCATGGTGGGTGACAGCGCCACGCTGGCGAGTCACGATTTTTACGCCTCGCTGCTAAAGTATTTCGAAGACGCCGACGCCTACAAATCGGTCTGGCAGTACGGTGACGTCTAG
- a CDS encoding ATP-dependent Clp protease ATP-binding subunit, with amino-acid sequence MYERFTDRARKVMQLANQEAQRFNHEYIGTEHILLGLVKEGSGVAANVLKNLEVDLRKIRLEVEKLVQSGPEMVTVGKLPQTPRAKKVIEYSMEEARNLNHSYVGTEHILLGLLREQEGVAAQVLMNLGLKLEDVREEVLNLLGHGLEGAEVGERGGRSGDGESSGGSSGKSSKSKTPALDSFGRDLTELAKKGELDPVIGREREIERAIQILCRRTKNNPVLLGEAGVGKTAIIEGFAQKVIEGEVPEILAEKRIVVLDLAMMVAGTKYRGQFEERIKAVMTEVRRVKNTILFIDELHTLVGAGGAEGAIDAANVLKPALARGEIQCIGATTLDEYRKYIEKDNALARRFQEIIVEPTGKTETIAILKGLRERYEEHHRVQFTDDAIVAAVEMSERYITARCLPDKAIDVIDEAGARVRLRTMTRPPDLKEIDEEVEKLNKEKEDAVANQDFEKAANLRDQAEKLRKKKDQITAEWRQKSQQTDGVVDEEVIAEVVSKMTGIPLTRLSTEDSLRLMKMEEELHKRVVSQEQAVTAVAKAVRRSRSGLKDPRRPTGSFIFAGPTGVGKTLLAKALAEYMFGDAEALVHIDMSEYMEKHNVSRLIGAPPGFVGYEEGGQLTEKIRRRPYAVVLFDEIEKAHPDVFNMMLQVMEEGRLTDSFGRNIDFRNTILIMTTNAGAEAIKNESSFGFQKPDGDASYDSMKSRVMDQIERVFRPEFLNRLDDTIIFRHLTKEDLKSVIDYELSKVRERLLERGLAIVLTDEAKEFLVKKGSNLDYGARPLRRAIEQRIEDPLSEELLQGTFEGKDTIVIDAFKDSDGKVTRLDFKGEKRGLPEQSETVSAGVGEDKGDSEKSEGNDS; translated from the coding sequence ATGTACGAACGCTTTACCGACCGCGCCCGAAAAGTCATGCAATTGGCTAATCAGGAAGCACAGCGGTTTAACCACGAATACATCGGCACCGAGCACATTTTGTTGGGCTTGGTCAAAGAGGGCAGTGGTGTTGCCGCCAATGTGCTAAAGAACCTCGAAGTCGATTTGCGAAAAATCCGACTCGAAGTCGAAAAACTTGTCCAAAGCGGTCCTGAGATGGTCACCGTCGGCAAGTTGCCACAGACGCCGCGTGCCAAGAAAGTCATCGAGTACTCGATGGAAGAAGCACGCAATTTGAACCACAGCTACGTCGGGACCGAGCACATTTTGCTGGGACTGCTGCGTGAGCAAGAAGGCGTTGCCGCTCAGGTTCTGATGAACTTGGGACTGAAGCTCGAAGACGTTCGCGAAGAGGTCTTGAATCTTTTGGGCCACGGGCTCGAAGGTGCCGAGGTTGGCGAACGTGGTGGCCGCAGCGGCGATGGCGAAAGCAGCGGCGGATCATCCGGCAAAAGCAGCAAGAGCAAGACGCCGGCATTGGACAGCTTTGGTCGCGATTTGACCGAGTTGGCCAAGAAGGGCGAATTGGATCCGGTGATCGGACGTGAACGAGAAATCGAACGTGCGATCCAAATCCTTTGCCGCCGTACCAAGAACAACCCCGTGCTGTTGGGTGAAGCAGGCGTTGGTAAGACCGCGATCATCGAAGGCTTTGCCCAGAAGGTGATCGAAGGCGAAGTGCCTGAGATTTTGGCCGAGAAGCGAATCGTGGTTTTGGACTTGGCGATGATGGTCGCGGGAACAAAATACCGCGGTCAATTCGAAGAGCGAATCAAGGCGGTCATGACCGAAGTTCGCCGCGTCAAGAACACGATCCTGTTCATCGACGAACTGCACACCTTGGTGGGAGCCGGGGGTGCGGAAGGTGCAATCGATGCTGCCAACGTTTTGAAGCCCGCACTCGCTCGGGGTGAAATCCAGTGCATCGGTGCGACGACCTTGGACGAGTACCGCAAGTACATCGAAAAGGACAATGCACTCGCACGACGTTTCCAAGAAATCATCGTCGAGCCAACGGGCAAGACCGAAACGATCGCGATCCTAAAAGGACTCCGCGAACGTTACGAAGAACATCACCGTGTTCAATTCACCGACGACGCGATCGTTGCCGCCGTTGAGATGAGCGAACGCTACATCACCGCACGCTGCTTGCCCGACAAGGCAATCGACGTGATCGATGAAGCAGGGGCTCGGGTCCGACTTCGCACGATGACTCGTCCACCGGATTTGAAGGAAATCGACGAAGAAGTCGAAAAGCTGAACAAGGAAAAAGAGGACGCGGTCGCGAACCAAGACTTCGAAAAAGCCGCCAATCTGCGTGATCAGGCTGAAAAACTTCGTAAGAAGAAAGACCAGATCACTGCCGAATGGCGTCAAAAGAGTCAGCAGACCGACGGTGTTGTCGACGAGGAAGTGATCGCCGAAGTGGTCAGCAAGATGACGGGTATTCCGTTGACACGTTTGTCGACCGAAGACAGTCTGCGGCTGATGAAGATGGAAGAAGAACTGCACAAGCGAGTTGTTAGCCAAGAGCAAGCCGTTACCGCGGTAGCCAAGGCGGTACGACGTAGCCGCAGCGGTTTGAAAGATCCACGGCGTCCGACCGGATCGTTCATTTTCGCTGGTCCGACCGGGGTTGGTAAAACGTTGCTTGCCAAGGCATTGGCCGAATACATGTTCGGTGACGCCGAAGCGCTCGTGCACATCGACATGAGCGAGTACATGGAAAAGCACAACGTCAGCCGTTTGATTGGTGCCCCTCCGGGATTTGTCGGCTACGAAGAAGGCGGTCAATTGACCGAAAAAATTCGTCGTCGTCCGTACGCAGTGGTCTTGTTCGACGAAATCGAAAAGGCTCACCCTGACGTGTTCAACATGATGTTGCAGGTGATGGAAGAAGGTCGTCTGACCGACTCGTTCGGTCGTAACATCGACTTCCGTAACACGATCCTGATCATGACCACCAACGCGGGTGCCGAAGCGATCAAGAACGAGTCATCGTTTGGTTTCCAAAAACCGGACGGAGACGCCAGTTACGATTCGATGAAGAGCCGAGTGATGGATCAGATCGAACGCGTTTTCCGACCCGAGTTCTTGAACCGGTTGGACGACACGATCATCTTCCGCCACTTGACCAAGGAAGACCTCAAATCGGTGATCGATTACGAATTGTCCAAGGTTCGCGAACGCTTGCTCGAACGCGGCTTGGCGATCGTATTGACCGACGAAGCGAAAGAGTTCCTGGTCAAGAAGGGCAGCAACCTCGATTACGGTGCACGTCCGCTCCGCCGAGCGATCGAACAACGTATCGAAGATCCGCTCAGCGAAGAGCTGCTGCAAGGCACCTTCGAAGGCAAGGACACGATCGTGATCGACGCGTTCAAGGACAGCGACGGCAAAGTGACTCGTCTCGATTTCAAAGGCGAGAAACGCGGATTGCCTGAGCAAAGCGAAACGGTCAGCGCCGGAGTTGGCGAAGACAAAGGTGACAGCGAAAAATCCGAAGGCAACGATTCCTAG
- the ccsA gene encoding cytochrome c biogenesis protein CcsA, whose translation MLAILSKITVTCFFASYIVVLVLELLRLLGKIPGRGLLVIVMMSLGLFAHTTYLVLRTMDVVGRGDRGLMASWSEWSLLLALGMAICFLIFYLRRPDTIISFYFLPVILGLIGLSVAVRPMAPFSRSEAAEVWLSVHAFAMATGAGAVLIGFLAGVMYLAQSSRLKRKRAGSTLRLPTLETLARLNRRCLIVSTTAVAIGVVAGVVMNLNRWGHVGWTEGGTLLSFLLLLWLIVATCVEFFYAPASQGRKAIYLTLASLGFLVLAFFGVLTSSHGSGETPDAKTPEARTSEAEQRDAIVMTAQLPSSMGQLPSPKGQRPEGQRS comes from the coding sequence ATGCTCGCTATTCTTAGCAAGATTACCGTGACTTGTTTCTTTGCGAGCTACATCGTTGTGCTCGTCTTGGAACTACTCCGTCTGCTAGGCAAGATACCTGGCCGCGGCCTGCTCGTCATCGTGATGATGTCGCTGGGGCTGTTCGCGCACACCACTTACTTGGTGCTGCGAACGATGGATGTGGTCGGTCGAGGGGACCGTGGGCTGATGGCAAGCTGGTCGGAATGGTCCTTGTTATTGGCGCTTGGGATGGCCATATGCTTTTTGATTTTCTATTTGCGGCGTCCCGATACGATCATCAGTTTTTACTTTTTGCCGGTGATCCTTGGTTTGATCGGATTGTCGGTGGCGGTTCGGCCGATGGCTCCATTTTCGCGTAGCGAGGCGGCCGAGGTTTGGTTGAGCGTTCACGCATTTGCGATGGCCACCGGTGCCGGTGCCGTCCTGATTGGGTTTCTGGCCGGCGTGATGTACTTGGCTCAATCATCGCGGCTGAAGCGAAAACGAGCTGGTTCGACGTTGCGATTGCCGACGCTCGAAACGCTGGCCCGATTGAACCGCCGCTGTTTGATTGTCAGCACGACCGCGGTTGCGATTGGCGTGGTGGCCGGCGTGGTCATGAATTTGAATCGTTGGGGACACGTCGGATGGACCGAGGGAGGGACCCTGCTGAGTTTTCTACTACTGTTATGGTTGATCGTGGCTACGTGTGTCGAGTTTTTCTATGCCCCGGCGAGCCAAGGTCGCAAGGCGATCTATCTAACCTTGGCCAGCCTTGGCTTTTTGGTGCTCGCCTTCTTTGGGGTGCTGACGTCATCTCACGGCAGCGGCGAGACGCCTGATGCAAAAACGCCCGAGGCAAGAACGTCCGAGGCAGAACAGCGTGATGCGATCGTGATGACCGCCCAACTGCCGAGTTCGATGGGGCAATTGCCGAGTCCAAAGGGGCAGCGTCCTGAGGGGCAGCGATCATGA
- the scpB gene encoding SMC-Scp complex subunit ScpB — protein MKRTPSILTLRSSRDRGHLALMSVTNTRLSRPYSVLAGRDPDQTLEDESANDDEPVRPHPSDDSVEKKRKRAEAVLFLSKSPISLRKLAQLAHLADATEARTLVRDLNSTYETYGRAFRVELIAGGYRLMTRAALSPWLTRLGHLPLAMRLSTPMMETLAVVAYRQPVSRADIEAIRGVACGDLLRQLMEKDLVRIAGRSEELGRPYLYGTTKRFLQLFGLANTDSLPPIQWQILQDAQPDPAAENEAQETLDSTSLDPSPNDNFSSTKESVVSTAVASVLSEADSEVLVALGPAENSFDPNPEIVDDPQSIIEDEEDELYGDDDDEDDDDVDDDWDEDDDDLDEDDDDLDDDDDDLDEDDLDEDEDDVDDENADWEEVDDDEEDEDWDEDDDDDDDWDDEDDDDEDWT, from the coding sequence ATGAAACGTACCCCATCCATCTTAACGCTGCGAAGTTCGCGTGATCGAGGTCACTTGGCACTCATGTCGGTGACAAATACTCGGTTATCGCGACCCTACAGCGTGTTAGCGGGGCGGGATCCCGATCAGACGCTCGAAGACGAATCGGCCAACGATGACGAACCAGTTCGGCCTCACCCCTCGGATGATAGTGTCGAGAAGAAACGGAAACGGGCCGAAGCGGTGCTGTTTCTCTCCAAATCGCCAATTTCGCTTCGAAAACTTGCCCAATTGGCTCACTTGGCGGATGCAACTGAGGCCCGTACACTTGTCCGCGACCTCAATAGTACGTACGAAACCTATGGACGAGCGTTCCGAGTGGAACTGATTGCGGGTGGTTATCGTCTGATGACCCGAGCGGCACTTTCCCCTTGGTTAACTCGACTTGGACATTTGCCTTTAGCCATGCGGCTGTCGACGCCGATGATGGAAACGCTTGCGGTCGTCGCCTACCGTCAACCGGTTTCACGAGCGGACATCGAAGCGATTCGCGGTGTGGCTTGCGGCGATTTGTTGCGACAGTTGATGGAAAAGGACTTAGTACGCATAGCAGGCCGTAGCGAAGAATTAGGCCGACCGTATCTTTACGGAACCACCAAACGTTTCTTACAACTTTTCGGATTAGCAAACACTGACAGCTTGCCTCCGATCCAGTGGCAAATTCTACAAGACGCCCAACCCGATCCCGCTGCTGAAAACGAAGCCCAAGAAACCCTCGATTCAACCTCCCTAGATCCGTCCCCTAACGATAATTTTTCATCCACGAAGGAGTCTGTCGTGAGCACCGCCGTAGCATCGGTTCTCTCCGAAGCCGATTCAGAAGTTCTGGTCGCCCTCGGTCCCGCTGAAAACTCGTTTGATCCCAATCCAGAAATCGTCGACGACCCGCAGTCGATCATCGAGGACGAAGAAGACGAATTGTATGGCGACGACGATGACGAGGATGACGACGACGTCGATGACGATTGGGACGAGGACGATGATGACCTCGACGAAGACGACGACGATCTCGACGACGATGATGATGATCTTGATGAAGACGACCTCGACGAAGACGAGGACGACGTCGACGATGAAAACGCCGACTGGGAAGAAGTCGACGACGACGAAGAAGACGAGGACTGGGACGAGGACGACGATGATGACGACGACTGGGACGATGAAGATGACGACGACGAGGATTGGACCTAG
- the hemA gene encoding glutamyl-tRNA reductase — protein MKLQMIGCSHHDAAVEFRERISFTADQVGTALRDFRKRFPAAEVVLLSTCNRVELYASTNDDSLGLDRDAVADFLAGQHHLSADEVIHHMIYRTGPEAVEHLFTVAASLDSMVLGEAQILSQVKQAYDLACNSGSAGPLTHAVFQAANRTAKRVQQETSIHRRRVSVPSVAVGEVVPEVFDSLQDKQIVVCGAGEMGEETLPYLIQAGATKITIINRSSQRAKELASRFGAKTAPWESLTEKLIEADLLIGTTSAADPIVDRTMFESIRSKRQGRVLLILDLAVPRDFDPALGDFPNVYLYQIDDLKAACERNRREREKEYPKAQQIIADETERLILAVNHRSTGPVIRRLRENAAGIKQEELKRLKNKLEQLNVDASVIQEIDKSFDRLTNKLLHPPLSSVRDDAAEGHQRGLLEALRHLFNLGDE, from the coding sequence ATGAAATTACAAATGATTGGTTGCAGCCATCATGATGCTGCCGTCGAATTTCGCGAGCGAATTTCCTTTACCGCCGACCAGGTGGGCACAGCGCTACGCGATTTTCGCAAGCGTTTTCCGGCCGCCGAGGTGGTGCTGCTAAGCACGTGTAACCGTGTCGAGCTGTACGCATCGACCAACGATGATTCGCTCGGTTTGGATCGCGATGCCGTCGCCGATTTCTTGGCGGGGCAACACCATTTGTCGGCCGACGAAGTCATCCATCACATGATCTACCGGACTGGTCCCGAAGCGGTCGAGCATCTGTTTACCGTTGCGGCAAGTCTCGACAGCATGGTGTTGGGAGAGGCTCAGATTTTGTCGCAAGTCAAACAGGCCTACGACTTGGCATGCAACAGTGGATCGGCGGGGCCGCTAACGCATGCGGTTTTTCAAGCCGCCAACCGAACGGCAAAACGAGTTCAACAAGAGACGTCGATTCATCGTCGCCGCGTCAGCGTGCCGAGCGTGGCGGTGGGTGAAGTGGTTCCGGAGGTCTTTGATTCGCTGCAGGACAAACAGATCGTCGTTTGCGGCGCCGGAGAGATGGGCGAAGAAACGTTGCCTTATCTGATCCAAGCCGGCGCGACCAAGATCACGATCATCAATCGCAGCTCGCAGCGAGCCAAGGAATTAGCCAGCCGGTTCGGCGCCAAAACCGCGCCCTGGGAATCGTTGACCGAGAAACTGATCGAAGCCGATTTGTTGATCGGCACCACCAGTGCTGCTGATCCAATCGTCGACCGAACGATGTTCGAATCGATCCGCAGCAAGCGACAAGGCCGGGTGTTGTTGATCTTGGACTTGGCCGTGCCTCGCGATTTCGATCCCGCCTTAGGAGATTTTCCAAACGTTTATCTGTACCAGATCGATGATTTGAAAGCGGCCTGCGAACGCAATCGACGTGAGCGAGAGAAAGAGTATCCCAAGGCTCAGCAAATCATCGCAGACGAAACCGAACGATTAATTCTGGCGGTCAACCATCGGTCGACGGGGCCGGTGATTCGCCGTCTGCGTGAAAACGCCGCAGGTATCAAACAGGAAGAGCTGAAGCGGTTAAAGAACAAGCTCGAGCAGTTAAACGTCGACGCTTCGGTGATTCAAGAGATCGACAAATCGTTCGATCGCTTGACCAACAAATTGCTCCATCCGCCGCTGTCGTCGGTCCGCGATGACGCCGCCGAAGGGCACCAACGCGGGCTGCTCGAAGCACTGCGTCACCTGTTCAATTTAGGTGACGAGTAA
- a CDS encoding tetratricopeptide repeat protein — translation MSASYYLSCLWPGLPELWWRGRMASLPLAIAFCLALNSFLVFGWVYPGWISGGLFWMATLVGVTVWGFYVVRGLRELPELIHPRKVSEEPDRFREAHAAFLRGDWEAAEQLLTSVLAIEPRDPPALLMLCSVYRHLDQLDHATVLINEISRLEVADPWWVEVETERKRIRRAMAAEAEAKKKTKSDARENPATDEAAPSENAADMTADRATAA, via the coding sequence ATGAGCGCGAGTTACTATTTATCGTGTCTTTGGCCAGGATTGCCAGAGTTGTGGTGGCGTGGCCGGATGGCTTCGTTACCGCTGGCGATTGCATTTTGCCTAGCGCTGAATAGTTTTCTGGTTTTTGGCTGGGTCTATCCCGGCTGGATCTCGGGCGGATTGTTCTGGATGGCCACGTTGGTGGGCGTCACGGTGTGGGGGTTCTACGTGGTCCGGGGACTGCGAGAACTGCCCGAATTGATTCATCCTCGCAAAGTCAGTGAAGAGCCTGATCGTTTTCGCGAAGCCCATGCGGCCTTTTTGCGTGGCGATTGGGAAGCGGCTGAGCAACTGCTGACTTCGGTCCTGGCGATCGAGCCACGTGACCCCCCGGCGCTACTGATGTTGTGCTCGGTATATCGTCATTTGGATCAATTGGACCACGCCACCGTTCTGATTAACGAAATCAGCCGTCTCGAGGTGGCCGATCCGTGGTGGGTCGAAGTGGAAACGGAGCGAAAACGCATCCGCCGTGCGATGGCTGCGGAGGCGGAAGCGAAGAAAAAAACGAAGAGTGACGCGCGAGAAAATCCCGCCACCGACGAAGCCGCCCCCTCTGAAAACGCTGCCGATATGACAGCAGACCGGGCTACCGCTGCGTAA
- a CDS encoding ThiF family adenylyltransferase, whose translation MHDTHHNRYARQIQYAPIGADGQSRIEQSAVTILGCGALGSVAAEILARAGVGRLRLIDRDLVEWTNLQRQALFDENDAANGRAKVQAASERIAQINRSIQIEPLVIDVTAANITDVLEGSDLVIDAADNFAIRFLLNDWSLKHKTAWVHGGCIGASGQVCLFDGLGSPCFRCLIPEPPPAASVPTCDTAGVLGAATHMIASLQCLEAIKWLSGNRDAVHAEVWSFDLWRNRFRALQLDPGLSESCRGCAQHQYDYLDADHDRSGAVMEICGRDAVQITPATSAKIALKQVAQRWQGQGDVQSNPFFVRLTIPAQANQAELRLTLFADGRAVIDGTEDASRARTLYDRFVGG comes from the coding sequence ATGCACGATACCCATCACAATCGCTACGCTCGCCAAATCCAATATGCGCCGATCGGTGCGGACGGCCAATCGCGGATCGAACAATCGGCGGTCACCATTCTCGGCTGTGGAGCGCTTGGCAGCGTGGCTGCAGAGATCTTGGCCCGCGCCGGGGTGGGACGATTGCGATTGATCGATCGCGATTTGGTGGAATGGACCAACCTGCAGCGGCAAGCACTGTTTGACGAGAACGATGCGGCAAATGGCCGCGCCAAAGTGCAGGCGGCAAGCGAGCGGATCGCTCAAATCAACCGCTCGATCCAAATCGAACCGCTTGTGATCGACGTCACCGCTGCCAATATCACCGACGTGCTCGAAGGGTCCGATTTGGTGATCGATGCTGCCGACAACTTTGCGATCCGCTTCCTGCTGAACGATTGGTCACTGAAACACAAAACCGCTTGGGTGCATGGCGGATGCATTGGAGCGAGCGGCCAAGTTTGTTTGTTCGATGGTTTGGGATCCCCCTGTTTCCGCTGTCTGATCCCTGAACCGCCGCCAGCCGCATCGGTGCCCACCTGCGACACCGCCGGAGTGCTCGGTGCGGCGACGCACATGATCGCCAGTTTGCAGTGCCTCGAAGCAATCAAATGGTTGTCGGGGAACCGTGATGCAGTGCACGCCGAGGTGTGGTCGTTTGACCTGTGGCGAAACCGGTTCCGAGCCCTGCAACTCGATCCCGGTTTAAGTGAATCATGTCGCGGTTGTGCCCAGCACCAATACGATTACCTGGACGCCGATCATGATCGGTCGGGCGCGGTCATGGAGATTTGTGGACGCGACGCGGTGCAGATCACGCCAGCGACATCGGCCAAGATCGCACTGAAACAGGTCGCCCAGCGATGGCAGGGACAAGGCGACGTCCAGTCGAATCCGTTTTTCGTTCGCTTGACGATCCCAGCTCAAGCGAATCAAGCCGAACTCAGGCTGACGCTGTTCGCTGATGGCCGCGCCGTGATCGATGGTACCGAAGACGCCAGCCGAGCGCGAACGCTGTACGATCGCTTCGTCGGCGGTTGA